From the genome of Lysinibacter sp. HNR:
ACCCATCGAGGTCTCGGCGAGCTCGATCAACCTGCCAGGGGGCCATCCCATGGGCACTGGCTAACTGTCCAGAGCTTCCACGAACCCCATAGATTCTTCCCATCGTCCTCAGCTTGTTTGCAAATGCTGCAAGTAGGGGAATAGGCTCGGCTCCGCTAATGAGAGAGTGGCGGAGAAGAACTAGCGCCTCCCCGGGGCGCCCCGCGATGGCCGCGTCTGCCACGCGAAAAGCGTTGGTTTCAACCCGCCCGCCGTAGTACTTGTTAACAGTATCCTCAGTAATCTCATCGGCACTATCCGACATTAATTGGGAGCAGGCCGAAGCTAACTCGCCAATATCATCGGCAAACGCGGTGACAAGCGTCCGGAGGGCTCCCGGGGTAATCTTCACCCGAGCTCGCTGAAACTCGGCCTGCGCAAACGCGTAACGTTCCGTATCCTTGGTGATTTCTGCACAGACAATCTCAATACCGTTTCCCTCGCCCCGACGAACCGCGTCGAGGAGGGCTTTGCCTCGCACGCCTCCACCGTGCCGAAGCACCAGATAGGTGTCCTCTGC
Proteins encoded in this window:
- the holA gene encoding DNA polymerase III subunit delta, whose translation is MAKKATKGTTKARGKTVVAIPQLDWSGIRPEPVVLVSGTQPFLADRSLRLLRDMLKVEDPDIEISDINADSYAAGELATLASPSLFAEPRLIRVFGVEKCTDAFLLDAQKYLKEPAEDTYLVLRHGGGVRGKALLDAVRRGEGNGIEIVCAEITKDTERYAFAQAEFQRARVKITPGALRTLVTAFADDIGELASACSQLMSDSADEITEDTVNKYYGGRVETNAFRVADAAIAGRPGEALVLLRHSLISGAEPIPLLAAFANKLRTMGRIYGVRGSSGQLASAHGMAPWQVDRARRDLDGWTEAGLAECIRAIADTDAQLKGGGRDPVYALEKMILLVSRKGRSFS